The following is a genomic window from Opitutus sp. GAS368.
TCTCAGCGATCGTGTGGACCTCGATCACTACGCCAGCAAGCTGCATCAGCTCGCCACCAGGTATGAAGCCTGGCAGGACGAAAGGCTGATCGGCTTGGTGGCCGCCTATTTCGGGGCCGGCAATGAGCCGGAAATATTTGTGAGTAACGTCAGCGTGGATCCCAGCCTGACCGGACGCGGGATTGGGACCAGCCTCCTGGCCAGGTTGATTGCCGATGCCCGGTTGCGCCACTGCGGCAGTATCCGCCTCGAAGTGAGTCCTCAAAATCTTGCCGCCCAAAAGTTTTATTCCAAATTTGGCTTCGTTGTCTTAGCTGATGGCGAGGACGAACCGGCGAGCATGGTCTTATCTCTGCGTGAAAAGAAACTATAATTCCGAACTCAAGAATACGCGGACCCACAAATACGCGTATGATTTTGATCTCGAGGTCATGCATCATTACATGATGCGGACGTTTGAGCCGCACTTGCGCCAAGGGAACGCGCTCGAACTGGGCAGCTATCAAGGGCTGTTCACCGAACGCCTGCTGGCCCGCTTCAAAAGGGTGGACTGCGTGGAGGCTTCGGCCGCGGCCATTGCGGTGGCAAAGAAAAAAGTCGGGCGCCGGGCCAAATTCATCCATGGCACCTTCGAGCAGGTTGCCTTGGAGCGGAAATACGACGCAGTCTTCATGACGCACGTGCTTGAGCACGTGGATGACCCGGTGGCCGTTCTCCGGCGGGTGAATGACGAGTGGCTCGCCGATACCGGCCAGCTGTTTCTTGTCTGTCCCAATGCCCATGCGGCTTCCCGGCAGATCGCGGCAAAAATGGCTGTGGTATCCCACAATGCCGCCGTGACCGAATCGGAAGGCAGGCACGGGCACCGCGTGACCTATTCGTTTGATACTTTGGAACGCGATGCCAGGGAGGCCGGGCTTAAGATTGTGGTGCGTTCTGGGATCTTCTTCAAGGCGCTCGCCAACTTCCAGTTGGATGCTGTGATAAAGAACAAGATAGTGTCCCCGGGATATTTGGAGGGCTGCTATAACCTGGGCATGCAATATCCTGATCTTTGCGCTAGCATATTTCTTCTTTGCTCGAAGGGTTGATGCCCTTGGCCGCGCAGTGGTCGCTCGTACTACTCAGCCTTGTTAAGGATTGTTCGCGGAAATCGGGGTGCCGCGGTCCGCGTCGCATCCAGCGTTCAGCTCTGTTGCATGATTATATCCGTATCGATATGAACGGGCCCATAGATGCCGAGATTGAACTGCGGCAAGATGGTGATGAACGCGCTGTAGGAAATGCTATCGGCCACAATGGCCCGCGTGAAATCGAGCGTGCCATTGGGGAATAGGGCCTCATCCGGAAATAAGAAGACACCCGAATAGATTGAATACTGTCCTGCCCTCAAGGGCAGGCGCACCGGCATCGTGACAATTTGACTGCCGCCAGCGGGCAGGTCTAAGCGATACTGATGGGTGCGGTCTGAGAACGAAAGCAGTTCCACGCCATGGAGAGTTACGCAAGTTAGGCCGAGGCGGAAGAATCCGGAGTAGCCTCCTGCGCTGCCTAGGACATAGACAGCGGTTAGTTCCTCGTCCCAGCGCATGACAGTCGTGCGTTTGCCGGTTTCTCCGACGAAGAAAAAATTCAGCAGTTGCACGCGGCCGTTACCGCTTCGCTTGATACGCGCATTCTTATCGAACTCGGCACGGTCTTCCGTCAACCAGACAGATTGATCAGCGGTCATGAGCTTTGGAGCAACCTGGCTGGTCTTTAGCGGCTCCGCGTGGTCCATCCCCATGGCTCGGGCGCAGTCGCGATTGTAAGCTCCGCATACCTCTTGGGCGGCACCTTGGGACTGGGCAATGCCGTGGGCCAGCCAGACAGCTTGCTGGCAAAAGGTTTGAACGGTGCCGGGGTCGTGGGAGACGATAAGGATCGAGCATCCTGTGCTTTGCAGCAGGCGGATGCGCGCAAAACATTTGGCTTGAAATGGAGCATCGCCAACCGACAAGGCTTCATCGATGATCAATACGTCAGGTTCAACCGCAGTCTGGACGGCAAAGGCAAGACGAAGCATCATGCCACTTGAG
Proteins encoded in this region:
- a CDS encoding GNAT family N-acetyltransferase is translated as MIRYTINESGDALIKGHLIACDEAYVPRLSDRVDLDHYASKLHQLATRYEAWQDERLIGLVAAYFGAGNEPEIFVSNVSVDPSLTGRGIGTSLLARLIADARLRHCGSIRLEVSPQNLAAQKFYSKFGFVVLADGEDEPASMVLSLREKKL
- a CDS encoding class I SAM-dependent methyltransferase; this encodes MARTNRRAWSYLCVKRNYNSELKNTRTHKYAYDFDLEVMHHYMMRTFEPHLRQGNALELGSYQGLFTERLLARFKRVDCVEASAAAIAVAKKKVGRRAKFIHGTFEQVALERKYDAVFMTHVLEHVDDPVAVLRRVNDEWLADTGQLFLVCPNAHAASRQIAAKMAVVSHNAAVTESEGRHGHRVTYSFDTLERDAREAGLKIVVRSGIFFKALANFQLDAVIKNKIVSPGYLEGCYNLGMQYPDLCASIFLLCSKG
- a CDS encoding polysaccharide ABC transporter ATP-binding protein; amino-acid sequence: MTPQPVISVQGVSKIYQIWESPGARLMAPLLETLATIFPGKARQWLQKIAAGYYRDFWALKDISFAVKKGESVGIIGRNGSGKSTLLQIISGTLQPTSGTVQVNGRVAALLELGSGFNPEFTGRENVMLNGAILGFSRTQMEAKFAEIATFADIGDFIDQPVKIYSSGMMLRLAFAVQTAVEPDVLIIDEALSVGDAPFQAKCFARIRLLQSTGCSILIVSHDPGTVQTFCQQAVWLAHGIAQSQGAAQEVCGAYNRDCARAMGMDHAEPLKTSQVAPKLMTADQSVWLTEDRAEFDKNARIKRSGNGRVQLLNFFFVGETGKRTTVMRWDEELTAVYVLGSAGGYSGFFRLGLTCVTLHGVELLSFSDRTHQYRLDLPAGGSQIVTMPVRLPLRAGQYSIYSGVFLFPDEALFPNGTLDFTRAIVADSISYSAFITILPQFNLGIYGPVHIDTDIIMQQS